TGACAACGCCATCCCATACGGCGCTTTAGAGATTGGCTCCGTCCCTGGAGCTAACTCTATTACAAATTCTATTGCCCTTTCCGGCGGTAAACCAGGCGGTTCCCGAGGAAAGACATCCGGAAACTCGCGAACCATCGCGATGTTCTCAATCTTCGGTTCCTCAACCGATACATCCAATACAGTCGCCAAATACCCTTGGCATCCACTTTCCAACAGACGCGTCGCTTCCAACGACGAAATCAACAAGGTTGAGGTTCCACCTCGACtcccaacaaattcaaaatccaTTCCATCCAACGGGTTAAACCGGATGGCCTTACGATAACAATCCACTACAGCCTTTTGTTtcatcaaccaatccatccccacaatcacatcaaagtcatacatttcCAAAGACAATCAAGTCTATTCTACCCTCATGTCCATCTATAATCAGCCTACAGTTAGGACATCCATTTGCAGCCactacgctatcctttaaaggtgtagaaatcttaaaaacaaCATCCAATGGTACTACACTCAAATCAGCCAGTTTAACAAATCTATCAAGAACAAAGGAATGCGTAGCAcccggatcaaacaaagcataggcgacttgattatgcaagaggaccgtacttgtaacggtcggcgaatccttcgcctcctcACGGGTGACAGCAAACACCCTTCCTTGAGCCTGGGGACGATTCTGGAAGTTTTGTGGCATGGCTCCCCTTAGTGGTCCTCTCAATTGTGGCGCCTGCATTCTCTGCTTCGCCTCTCGCGGGCGATCCCTTCACCCGATGGCCCAATCGGCCACATCCAAAGCGTGCTCCACTCCTATACGGGCACGGACCGGGTCCATGTCTCTCGGTGACACGGATTACACACATCACTTTGGCGGAAAACAGGCTTATTGATCGCTCCTCTGCGATTAGGTGGGATGTGATGTCCGCCTCCATACATAGGCTTCTTTCCTTGCCTCTTCTCAAATCGGTTTGATGACGTAAACCGCGACCCGGATGCGGCAGTCCTCTCACCCAAGTCCCGCTCCACTATCGGCGCCCTCTCATAAAGGTCATCATAGTCTTGAAGATTGAACGGCGCTAGTACACTCTTAATCTCGGGCTTCAGCCCGTCCCCGAATCTTCTAGCCCTATCCTCGGGGTCCTCAATCAATCTCGGGGCATACTTAGATAATTCCGAGAACTTAGCTTCATATTGATCGACGGTCATCTGATTCTGGCGGAGGCGGAAAAACTCAGCCATCTTCTGCTCTCTAGCTGTCCTTGAGAAATACTTGTTATTAAAGGCCTCCACAAAGGTATCCCACACTGGGACCGTACCTTCCGGGAAAACTCTATCCTTGACGACTCTCCACCAAGTACCGGCGTTACCCTCTAGTTGATAAACGGCCGGGACCACCTTATCCTCATTCGAGCATCTAAGCAAGTTGAACACTTTCTCCAATCCTTCAATCCGGTGGGTGGCCGCTTCGTGGTCTCCGCTTCCGGTGAATCTGCGGTGGCTTCAACTTGAGAAACCTGTTCCACCATCTTTTGAGCCTTACGATCCTCAACTACCGCCAGTGGTGGCACATCCATCGGCGGAACTGCAGGTGGAACTACGGGTGGGGCTTCAACAGTAGCGGCGGCAGCAGCGTTTTGATTCCTTATCCGCTGCCCTATCAACTCCCCCATAGCACCTAAAGCTTGCATAACCTCTGCCATAGTCGGCTCTTCCCGAGCGGGACCAGCTACGGGAGGTGCGACAGGAGGTGCCGCTCCAACATCGGCAATCTCATCTACCGGCCTTACGGGCCTCCTTCGAGGTGCTCGAGGTGCTCTTCTACCGCGTCCGCTCATTATGCAGAAATGATGCGGAGTCCCGCTTACCCCAAAGCAAAACGCGGTCAGAAGGCGACCCCAAAAACTTAACACtcaataacaatcacatgcatagcGATAAaagtcctactaactatcccatatcccatcgctccttattactccgggccaatgaccggatggatcgagccgaccttgctctgataccaccttgggcggggatgtcacgccccgactctcgagcccgcgacatccctaccaattcgccacgaggtcacgaaggataacgtcccaggcgcgttatcgacctttcaattatatacgcatgcggaaacggtttactcccggacaacataaaaacaaacggggatagcatagcaggaaatacataccaaggcagataaacaaaaggtaacatatacaGTCACCAAACAGCAGATGagccttaaccctaccgagctacgtaaagatatacaaccccatacttcggggcggctcgcTAAGACCTCCAAAGGGTACTAGGTCGATAAGGTTAACttttcatctactccaaaaagacTATCCTCAACCTGGCCTTGGaatccgcaaagctccatcacttgggacccgaaagtggttcccacaacggggtgagatataaatctcgagtgaatcaagcctaagctcggttaggacactcgattcacctaaaacatcctaaccacgaggattataacaccacgatataaccatatatccaacaatcatatcacatgacaataatcacccacatgcatacttaccaatCTTcaccacacataatgcaatgcttgactccactcaatgCACCACATCGACAACCatccgaacacgcatcacactcacaagtatgcacttggacaccacacaagtccatttattaacgatgatcgcgccctcGGCGCCACgatgatgaggatccacgcgaccgggcgcgatcgactctcacaattaatgcgatcccgcattcttcccgGAAGtagaccgggctacgttccttttccctctcggcaacggctactacaagcggtgtatccaagtgcaccccgcacggcacggcaagtaggcatccctatacggggcttcggtccatcacaagtcatgaccggcatccgataatcccttaaaaccgtacgtaccatacggggcatgaattatcgtgcttctagcaagtcgtgtggttccataaaaatggtacggtgtgtactatgtgtacaagatttaacttgccaggaaaacccatcatcgttccttcatatgaccatacaaagacacccgacacatcaatcaatttattctctttgatttaggccggatgctcacacaacgtgctcaaagactcggcccaaggccattttcatgctaaaatatgtctttgatttgcacacggtcatatgcatatgcagacgccaattcactcaacgagcatccaggatactcaaatcaacatttcaacatggcgatccgcccaaacaaagtcatcaattcaacacgaataaaccaattcgattaggccacatacggactcaatttcgtgccgtagtcattaattagcccattttgatttaaaatcgccaatcgatcgctcgtccttaacctatcgctcgctcgcgatcaaatcacaatatacaatcaaattcatctaacaacaattagccacagacaattctaatttaatcgattatggtcatttaccctaaaccgggtttctaactaatccgaccataatcaaatctacctaattgccctaccgactagctaactaattctaggcgcaattagcgccctaaccaaggattagggtcaactcaccaacaatggaggtcgaggtcgggtcgggcacgaattTCGAGGTcggggccgaaaatcactattcacgccggaaaatactgttcacgccggaaacactgttcaccgcgacactgttccggcgacactgttcacggccgaaaacagtgacgagttcggcggtgaaattACCGCAAACGGTGGCGGCTCAacgattggaggtccggcgagcgacgaaAGCTGGAAAACAGAATTAACAGaggtaaaacaggggaaaccgggctgaatttgggggaaaacgatctcacgggctgaggcgaggccGGGGGAAGgcgggggactcacctacagtgtcgaggacgaccttcgggaccagctggggCGGCGGATGGCGACCGGAAGCGGCCGAACAGCGGCTGTACAGAATCGcgcagaaaacaggggaaacgggcgcgaaacaggggaggtccgatcggggctcaaatcgagctctacgggcggcgatcggcttcCGGCGACTTCGTGGGACAACTAGAGGTGGAGGACGATGGTTtggggtggtcggcggccaATGGGTGCAGCTCAATCGCAGCGGAGAACGGCTGAACAGGTGGCTCGGCGCAAAAGTGGGAAGTCTGCGCCGAGATGTCGTTTCCGGGCTGAATCGCGGCGGTCCGACGAGGTACGGGCGGCGAAACAGAGTTGAGAGGGTTGTGGGAGGGCGGAGGACAAAGACCCAAGTGGTTGGTGGCGGTCCGAGGCGGTGACAAAGGCGGCTAAAGCTTGGATGCCCTCTAACTCCAAAACAGAGCGAGGGGCGCAGGGGAGCCGTGGCTGCCTGCACGGCGAACGGCGGCCGAgatggcggtggtggcggcgaggaGCAAGTGGACCGAGGAGTAAGGTGGTGGATGGACGTGGTGGCTCGCGAAAATGAAGAAGGGAGGAGGAGATGAAGTTCGGTTCACTAGGGGGGAGGGGGTTGTCGCACaaaaacagaggaagaaagGGAGCAGacgggagagagaaaagagggaggagagagaaaactttGACCACGCTTTGACCGAGGTGGGCGGAAGATTGGACTGAAAGTGGGGCCCACGGTCACCTCAAAAATAAATGTTTTCGTCATAtacgtataatatccaagggcggttccgtaatttgacaattcgggaccgatcggatttttggctcaaccgattgggaataaaatttggatttctacgggctaggttcggtccgggaaaACTTTAGGCGCGACGAATGAAAATCCTAAGTCACGATGACcaagatttcgagacccaatcgaaatcgaacgatattTCGGGAATTGTACAAATTTCGTCACGTAcgtcctttcgatccgaaattttataccaactaaagttcaataataatcctttttattgaactcggtctctcgTACCGATGGCCTAATTTCCGGGCGTCACAAGAAcgatgaagaatgaagaagaaggagaaatttcaacaaaaaataacaGTAAGGGGGTTGAATGAGGAATCGAATTTTGGATTCGGTGTGGATAAAAGATCTTCCTATGATATACTATTCAATTCTCAATGATAAATTGATTTGATAGCTTATATATTGTTCTTTGTGATATTAATTCGATTCGATATCGCCAACGTGTAATTCATTCCATTGAAATTACAAGCAAAAGATTTATCATCTCTATAAGATTGAATCCAGAGTTATTGCCAAAATAGCATAAAAACAATGAGATTATGGAAGTAAATATTCCTGTATTTATTGCTACTACATTCTTCATTCTGGTTCTTacacactacaaaaaaacaaggaattagccacaaaaaattagcgacgaaaataattcgtcgctaatttgcgatgaaactaGCAACGAAAAAAACATTCGTCGTTATTTGTGATGAAAATAGAGActaaaaaatttgtcgctaattagcgaccaaaatagcgacgaaaagtttttcatcgctaattggaGACGAAAATAacgacgaaaaaaaattcgtcgctaatttgtgaagaaattagcgacaaaaaactattcatcactaaattagcgacgaaacgtatatttcgtctctaaattagcgacaaaaaagatattcgtcgcaaaattagcgacaaaaaagtaattcgttgcaaaattaCGGATGTTGGTATAGCGATGAATCacattttcgtcactaaattgtcGACAAAAACCATGTTCGTCGCCACTTTTGTGTGACAAATGgaattttgtcactaatttaggGATGAAAATgtgattcatcgctaaatttgcgaccaaaaaaaatttgttgctaaattaCAGTTattggtttagcgacgaaaatatgttttcatcgctaaattagcgacgtaaACCATGTTCGTTGCAAATTTTTCCACGAAAAtgggttttcgtcgctaaattagcgacaaaaaaaaaattcctcgcGAAATTTGCGACTACttttgattttcgtcgctaattatttcttttttatttaaattaaatttgcgacgaattttaatttcgtcgctaatttagcgatgcatttcatttttcgtcgctaattatttctttttttatttatttagcgaCAAACATAGTACTCAtcgttaattagcgacgaaaaaaaatgttcgtcgctaatttgttctttgctaattagcgacgaacacctggttgtcgtcgctaattagtgacgaaaaagaagtttcgtcgctaattagcataGAACAAATTCACCACAAACAAGAATTAGCGACGAGGActttttcgtagctaatttgcgacgaaaatctcttcttcgtcgctaattagtttTGCTTCCCGCTCTGTAAAATTTTCCCTTCCAACTCTTCTCCGCCCTTTcctatttttccatttctccCTTGCTTCGCTCTTTCCCCTTATTCTTCTCCTCCATCTCTCAATCAAGGCCCCCAAAATCCTCCATTGATTCTAAGTTATCACTCTCGAGAAACCCCGATTCTCTCTGATTCTCTCACAATCAGaccttcgctctctctctctctctctcattctctcgcAATCCCCGATCGAATCCTCTGTTCAAATTGGGACTATTCTCAATCTAGGGTTTAGCCGTCCAATCCCGCGATTAGGTCTTATGTCCTCTCCtcgttgtcgctgggattagcGCGTCGGAGGCTCATGTCCGTTTTTCGGGTCGCGATTGTTGGCTTCTGCTACGGGTCGGGAGAAGATGAGCAACCCCGCCCCTCCTTCTGTCATGCCACTCGccactccctctctcctctctccccgTTGGCAAAGAGGAAATCATCGGACTAATGGCGGAGCAGGGCCAAGAAGAGGGCCGCGACGGCTACGGCGTGGGGCGAGGGGCAGACCGCGGCGTCGCCGTCGCGCCGTTCGTCATGAAGACCAGCAGATGGTCAGCGACCCGACGACGGAGAGCCTCATCCCCTGGGCAAGGCCAACAACAGCTTCATCGTCCTCGACCCCCTCGACTTCTCCCAGCGCCTCTTGCCCGCCTACTTCAAGcacaacttctccatcttcGTCCGCCAACTCAACACCTATGTAAGCCTCACCATATCGTCAACGATTTGTCGGATGAAATAACGTGTGTTTGAAGATCACAAACTCTGAATCATATAGTGGTGGGGCTGatttctttttgtgattttcatctTGATAGGGTCTCAGGAAGGTCGATTCGGACCAATGGGAGTTCGCGAACCAGTGGTTCCTCCGCGGCTAGAACCATCTGCTGAGGAACATCATGCGGAGGAAGCACCACAAGGGCGCCTACTCGTAGTGGAAGGGCGACGATGCCGACATGGACGAAGAGGAGCTCGTTGGCGAGGCTGAGGCAAGAGCAGAGAGCACTGGACGAGGAGGTTCAAGGCATGATCAAGCACTTGGAGGCCACCGAGTGACGCCCCAACTAGATAATGGCCTTCCTCTACAAAGTCATGGAAGACCCGGAGGGCCGGAGCTGCTCCCTCAGATGATGGTGGACATGGACAGGGACAGGAGCAAGTGTTTGTATAGTACTTAGTCATATAATTCTTCTATCTTTTGCTAAATCTatggggggaaaaaagagagactaGTAGATGAATGTATTGtgttttcatattattataatattttgatcTTGTTATATGCTTAATCAATATTAAAtatttgttttagaaattaaatttcttgtaattagatttaaaatacaaaaataaaagaaattatttcatcATACGCTAAATTTATCccaggaaattttttttgaattggcattattttgcaatgaaataaaatattcgtcgctagaCAAAATCATTCGTCGCGAAATTAGCcgaattagccacgaaaataccttttttgtcgctaatttagcgacgcaAACATTTTTTCGTCACTTTGAAcggggacaacattgaacattgaGCTAAtgttcaaggatcaaattacTCACTGGGTCAAAATTCGGGGATCATTCGtatcatttttcgagaaaaggaTTAAGTACTATCTTCACTTTGATGTGGAAGCGTAACAATGATTTTCTTAataatactattttttttatcaaatttgtccatatattgaaaaaattaattttaaatatatcttttgaaTGATTAACAAATTCACATGCATTCATCCATAGAAAATGGGATCACCCCCATTGCAATTAATGAATATAGAATAGGTATGCTTCTCTTTGTTGCTacgaactgaattggtacatttctagaatttttttactaaaaaattaataaaaatgtatTAATCGTTTATAAGGATACTTTATAAGGATACCACCAAAAGCAAATATTTTACCAAATTATATATGTtttaaaacaaagaagaaaaacgcAATAAAAATCTTTTTGGATGACACCATCCAACTTGAAAGACACTTTCGAGGAACTATAAAGATCTTGTAATGTTTTTAAAATCTTACACATATCTCAGCTAACAATACCGAAAGACTACAGCGTCGAtatgtttgttttgtttctgtTGTATTGCCTTTGCATGACTTCAAtatgtgttttgttttttcggtTGGTTACTTCGAGTTCGATCTGTGTTTAAGAAGCAATTTTAGAGTAATTAGTAGTGGTAACTGCAGCAAATAGTATATATAGTCAAGAAGTAACTATTTTCATTTATAGTAAAATGGAATTGTTGAACTATTTTTTATGTTGGAAATTGCTTATAAAACCTAAGGTTGGAGGGGTGCAAAGTATCTTTAGACTACTTCACGAAAACCAGCCTTAGTATAgtcttcttcaattttcaattgcttcCTCATTTTGTTTTCCCTCTTTGGTATAGAATGcctaggggtgattggtttaGTCTAGATTGGTCCCGAGGTCGGAACTTGAAATCGAACTAGTAGATTAGTAATTTTGAGAGTCAagtaatgtggatttttttaacactttttcaCTGAACATAAGCAAAGCTATTGTAGTTAATTTCGATCTATCATCAATTAGTACATAACATCCTATCTAGGACTAAAACTGAGAACTCAATCTGTCTAAGATTGGCTATTTTTTTCCGAAGGGACAATCAAATCAGTTCTCGCCAAAACCACCCCGAAACTAACTTGATCTATCAAACTTCCGTCCGTTCTTTAGTTTAACCGAGTCCGGGGCATACCCGTCGAGATAGGAGCCTGACCTTTCATCCCCCTAAATATATTTTGCCAAGATGATCTACGTCATTTTTTGCCCCTTACATCCTTGAAGTGGGAGTCCAATTCTCGGCATTCCCTTAACATAAGAGCAATTGAATGTTGACTTGCCAAGGCAGAAACTAATCAATTGTAATATCGAATCTATCACAACTATATGAGCTCGATGCAGGCGAGCTGGACTCGGTGGTGCAGGGGGGTCGGGTGAGGGAGCTTCGGCCAAAAacccaaaaggaagaagaagaagatgatgaacagagGAGGGGGTGGGGTCTGGTCgctgaacagagagagagagagaaggaagtcACGTGGGTTGGGGGAAAAACTTGGGGGAAAGGGTGATGAGGCGAGGGTGATGTCAGCCTTAGGGGGAAGGGTGATGTTGCAATAGTAGTGTAGCCGAGGAACTATAAAGATCTTCCCATGCTGAGTCAAGTCGAGTTTAACCTGATTAACCTTACGCCCGCACGACGGGCTATTAGCTAAGTGGTAGAACACTCCCCTGTTATTTGACCAAGGCTAAAGATACTAAGATTCGTTTACGTAGATTGGATATTAGATACTCCAAACCTCTTCACATGTCTCTTTAACAAAATAATTGATATATGTAGATGACTTtacacttattttttttaattaaaaatctactaaagtttttttttttttttaatctactTAAGGTTCAACAGCTGCGTAATAGTTCCATCTAACCAGTCAACCTGAGAACAGAATCCAGTTTCCCAGGAACAACACAAATAACCATGTtcatttcaaaacaatcaacatAAGAGAATCTAACGCTCGCTGGAAAAGTAAAGCTCACAAAGGTTCAAGAGAGGATAATCTGGCAGCCCTTCGATCCACGGGGAAGCTTTAGTAGTTCTTCGCAGAACACCTTCTCCATCTCCGGCTCCGCAGGATTCCCGGTAGAGCAGATGGTGAGTGTTTCCAGAACCACAGCATGCTCGAGCAATATTTTCACCACACGAATCATTTCGAAACTGGCGATGAAATCATCAATCTTGATCTGCCTAAGGTGAGATGCGAAACATCCGGGTGTGGGATTCAACAAGCTGCTGTTCTTGATGTCGTCTGAAGTTAGTCCGATCATCTGGTAATCGCAGCGACTTTCTACAATTCAGCCATCACATGGTTCCAAAGCCGCCAAAAACATCGAAACAAGAAATGATATCCATCCAGTTACCTCATGGCATTCAAGCATTTCAAGGTGTGGCGAATGATGCAGTAGGCCCCAAACCGCTCCGCATTTCAAGTCTAGACGCCCCAAGTTCAACCTTCTCAAATTACCAAAGACAAGCAGATGGATATAGATCTCGTCTGCGCTAGTTAGCACCTAGGAACAAGGCAATATAACTCATACTAAGACTAACGCCATTTAGAGTTATATCAGAAAATTGGGTGAGACAAGAAAAATGAACACAGGAATTTCACAGGATAAGTAGAGGGACCTCAATAGTCTTGGATGACAATTCCAAACTTTTCACGGACTGCATCCCTTGAAGAAGCTTGCTTATGCGGTAAGCAGCTTCTCTTGATCTACTCAAAGGAAACTCCACAACATCAATGCCCGCCTCCATCAGTGAGCATGATTGTCTCAAGCAGTAGTCATTCACAAAAGCACTTTTGCAATAGATACTTTCTAGATTATTTGCACATATCATAACTTGGCATCCAACCCGGTGACGATCCTTATCCCGTATTGTCAAGCTCTTTAGCATGGGAGTGAAAATAGTCACTGCCCGGAGATGAGACCAATCACAGTCCTCTACAAATAACTCCTGAAGAGCTGGGCAAGACAATAGCTGCTCGGTCGAGCACTCGTCTAAAAATTTGATCTTCGTAAGAATCAAGTATTTGAGATTAGGAAGGTCTATTTTAGAAGGTAGCTTTAAGGCCCCCGCCACATATAATTCCAGGTTGGTCAATGATGTGGAAGTGAATAAGCAGTATGGCAAGGCAAATGGTCCTTTGATGCCTGAAAGGCAAAGAGAGCACTCCTCAACATTTCGCTGAACAGCCGCGGATACCCATAAATTGACACGGTTTGCATCATCAAACACATTGCAAGCAATGTAGAACCGTCTTATGTGAGAGCACCCACGAAGGAGAAGTACTCTTTCCACAGAATTCATGAAGAGCTCTCTCTTAGAGCCAGAATCTTCCTCAAATTCTACATTAGGAATAGATGTCCACAGATACTGCCACTTTTTGCACAATACACTTGTTTTGACGGCATCCACCGTAGGAAGAAAAGACAGGATGTGTTCTAGTATTGCCTCGGGTAGCCTGTTTATCTTGTCAATACCAGCATCTTTCCCTTTACGCAGCCTCTGACACTTGGGTTTGCCATTGACAGTACTTTCATCCATAACTCCTGACGACCTACTAGCGCATATAGTCCATCATCATTAAAGAACGATTCATGGAATTGCTAGAGCAACAATTGAAACTTGTATATTGAAGTTTTCAATATCTGCAACGATGACCACAACTCAGGTTAATGAGAGAACAGGAAAAGTGGAGAAGTACTACATCTCTCTAGTTTAAGACTGGAAACGACCAACCATGAGATCCTTACTAGAGCTCAGGACGTGACTAGTGCATAGCACTAAAGCCATGTAATATGCAGCTGCGCATGCATTCAATTCACAATGATTGATGAAGCCATTGCAACATGGTTCAGCATTAAGCGGCGACATCCAATATCAACAAGTTTCTGACATGAGACAAAGATATGCTCGTTTTGACATTACTTTAATGGTCCTCCTCAGCAGAACACATGTAAGTCGAAACGGTACTTGTAAATCAAGGAGGGCAAGTCATAAAAAACCCAGGCTAGGACAACATGCCAAATTCTTACATTATGAACCCTGTTATCTCATGATCGCACAAGTCGTCTACTTATGCAAGTATCTCAAGAAAGATATACCCACCCACAGGGTTTGCTATTGCAATCGGCTACTCTATTTTAGTCGTCAAATATTTTCAGGCGAAAAAGAGAAGCCAAGATGAAAAGCAGGATGATGCTCTCATTGCAAAATGTTTCTGAATCAGGAATTCTAAGCCCACTCTTTTCTTAAAAAAGCCACTGTGAGCCACAAAATCAACCTGAGAACAATTGTATTCCTTCAAATCAGGACCTGAAAGTATGGTTCAAAACTAGTGCAAGGTTCATCCCCTTCATCCACGATTCCCCACTCAAAATACCAACACGAAATTCGCGCGATCTAATGGGTAATTTAGCATTTGGGGATTGAAGAAATCTACCTAACACAGTTCCCACGTAGTCCTGTGAACATATGAAATTAGTGGAACACTCCGGGATCATGCAATAAAGTTGCTATATTTCGCTCAAAACTGGGTTACCCACTTACTCTGTGTGTTCatccagaaaaaaaatggatgccgaaaagagaaaaaaaaagagcatgatCATGCGGTGCAGTCAATTTTTTAGGAGAAAAGGCAGTACCTTTCACAACTCCACAACAACAGGGTCTGCAAAACGATCAGTGAATGATTGAGCCAAAAATATGGTACCTTTCACAACTCTGcgagacgacgacgacgactacGTGGTTTTGCTCTGCTTCGCTTGTGAGGTTTTGGCGGTCATAAATGCCGCAAgcacggaggaggaggagaagagaatgTTGGAGATATGATTGAAGATCCGAAGGGATTTCAATGCGTGACCCTATGTTGGAAGAAATGTCCAACTCACCTCGAAATCAAACCTCGGATCAAATCAATCTACCTCAAGATGAGCGGTCTTCCACCCAATACCCTGTTTGATCTACTTCACCACCGTTCAAATTCCTGGCCCGGTCCAGTGACCATCAGTAGGCCAGTGGTCCGCCTTGCCAAATTAGACATGGGCTCAACGTGGCGCACTGGGAGAAGAAGCGGGTCACAGACCCAGAATTTCGGGTTTGGGAACGTATCCCTACCCAGTTTATCAATCTAGGCTTGGGTTGGAGTACACCATTGTCGCCCAGAAGATATACAATAGTACTGCATATTGTTAGGTGCCTTTGGTTGTCCAGATATGAATTgagataggataggataatgCAGGATTAAAAATCTTTCGGATTGTTCTTTGAATTGTGAAAAATCCCATCATGTGTTTGGTGAATATTCGGATATAACATGCAAATAGGGATGTACTATCCACCACAATTATGGAAAACGGCGATGCACCCTAGATCCACCTTGAAGCTTTCTCGTATGAAAACTCTTGCAGCTGAATATATCTTCCTCATCAAAAATTCCTTTTCCCTTGAGCAAAATTACCAGCTTTTTGCTCCCCCTTGTCTCCTTGAATCCATGGACTTGGTAACAATTACTTGAATTGTCACATTAGGTAGTAAATTCATCTCGCTTGTTGCTTTATCAATTTGTTTGTCCTACCACAATCAAA
This sequence is a window from Rhodamnia argentea isolate NSW1041297 chromosome 3, ASM2092103v1, whole genome shotgun sequence. Protein-coding genes within it:
- the LOC115733072 gene encoding uncharacterized protein LOC115733072 isoform X4 — its product is MDESTVNGKPKCQRLRKGKDADECSTEQLLSCPALQELFVEDCDWSHLRAVTIFTPMLKSLTIRDKDRHRVGCQVMICANNLESIYCKSAFVNDYCLRQSCSLMEAGIDVVEFPLSRSREAAYRISKLLQGMQSVKSLELSSKTIEVLTSADEIYIHLLVFGNLRRLNLGRLDLKCGAVWGLLHHSPHLEMLECHEMIGLTSDDIKNSSLLNPTPGCFASHLRQIKIDDFIASFEMIRVVKILLEHAVVLETLTICSTGNPAEPEMEKVFCEELLKLPRGSKGCQIILS
- the LOC115733072 gene encoding uncharacterized protein LOC115733072 isoform X5, which codes for MLKSLTIRDKDRHRVGCQVMICANNLESIYCKSAFVNDYCLRQSCSLMEAGIDVVEFPLSRSREAAYRISKLLQGMQSVKSLELSSKTIEVLTSADEIYIHLLVFGNLRRLNLGRLDLKCGAVWGLLHHSPHLEMLECHEMIGLTSDDIKNSSLLNPTPGCFASHLRQIKIDDFIASFEMIRVVKILLEHAVVLETLTICSTGNPAEPEMEKVFCEELLKLPRGSKGCQIILS
- the LOC115733072 gene encoding F-box/LRR-repeat protein At3g26922-like isoform X1; protein product: MDESTVNGKPKCQRLRKGKDAGIDKINRLPEAILEHILSFLPTVDAVKTSVLCKKWQYLWTSIPNVEFEEDSGSKRELFMNSVERVLLLRGCSHIRRFYIACNVFDDANRVNLWVSAAVQRNVEECSLCLSGIKGPFALPYCLFTSTSLTNLELYVAGALKLPSKIDLPNLKYLILTKIKFLDECSTEQLLSCPALQELFVEDCDWSHLRAVTIFTPMLKSLTIRDKDRHRVGCQVMICANNLESIYCKSAFVNDYCLRQSCSLMEAGIDVVEFPLSRSREAAYRISKLLQGMQSVKSLELSSKTIEVLTSADEIYIHLLVFGNLRRLNLGRLDLKCGAVWGLLHHSPHLEMLECHEMIGLTSDDIKNSSLLNPTPGCFASHLRQIKIDDFIASFEMIRVVKILLEHAVVLETLTICSTGNPAEPEMEKVFCEELLKLPRGSKGCQIILS
- the LOC115733072 gene encoding putative F-box protein At3g58860 isoform X2 yields the protein MDESTVNGKPKCQRLRKGKDAGIDKINRLPEAILEHILSFLPTVDAVKTSVLCKKWQYLWTSIPNVEFEEDSGSKRELFMNSVERVLLLRGCSHIRRFYIACNVFDDANRVNLWVSAAVQRNVEECSLCLSGIKGPFALPYCLFTSTSLTNLELYVAGALKLPSKIDLPNLKYLILTKIKFLDECSTEQLLSCPALQELFVEDCDWSHLRAVTIFTPMLKSLTIRDKDRHRVGCQVMICANNLESIYCKSAFVNDYCLRQSCSLMEAGIDVVEFPLSRSREAAYRISKLLQGMQSVKSLELSSKTIETRSISICLSLVI
- the LOC115733072 gene encoding putative F-box protein At3g58860 isoform X3, whose product is MDESTVNGKPKCQRLRKGKDAGIDKINRLPEAILEHILSFLPTVDAVKTSVLCKKWQYLWTSIPNVEFEEDSGSKRELFMNSVERVLLLRGCSHIRRFYIACNVFDDANRVNLWVSAAVQRNVEECSLCLSGIKGPFALPYCLFTSTSLTNLELYVAGALKLPSKIDLPNLKYLILTKIKFLDECSTEQLLSCPALQELFVEDCDWSHLRAVTIFTPMLKSLTIRDKDRHRVGCQVMICANNLESIYCKSAFVNDYCLRQSCSLMEAGIDVVEFPLSRSREAAYRISKLLQGMQSVKSLELSSKTIEVPLLIL